Proteins from one Hemibagrus wyckioides isolate EC202008001 linkage group LG16, SWU_Hwy_1.0, whole genome shotgun sequence genomic window:
- the LOC131367235 gene encoding FMR1-interacting protein NUFIP2-like has protein sequence MDGNHQTSVLKHYEVKNMHKKEPVLSMNGEVVLGSGYITNGYSSKPTDNDGSGSESGYTTPKKRRARRSSMKGTENTSREKEKVARPYSKQDTETLSPEIPGKGLHTRNCTRTCGKPEVHTAVRRTGVRDASPVTEMQKLSDRNSDSKISVSLVGKKTDDRISKTKLVSSVGSKEDSWTLFKPPPVFPVDNSSAKIVPKISYASKVKENLNKVTQASVETTQTPGKPSHVPMSAVKTVTSASFTNLSASLDTNGCYSVETSFESAAGLSIVPSASDNPAEKDVESAPDNSCSSPSCLSAPEPRKLFVYPHKPLNMQPPAAQTNQKALGDIFQNQWGLSFINEPNAGPEGAPVTRLAVPFEISDITFQLGNVPFLIQPSLKAVSLPAPQEVQRRSNGMDAAAVQDCSQAQPVHQETRKAERSSDACEDSDAESTRNSLLNSVLGLSKTHTEKEKVGAYMWGWADLQAAVLYHTKEFEYLLTLHKQDSKRVTYYEEVMDGPDH, from the coding sequence ATGGATGGGAATCATCAGACCTCTGTTTTAAAGCACTACGAGGTtaaaaacatgcacaaaaaagAGCCAGTGTTATCTATGAACGGAGAGGTGGTCCTCGGTTCTGGTTACATCACAAACGGTTACTCTAGCAAGCCCACCGACAATGACGGTAGTGGCTCTGAGAGCGGATACACGACGCCTAAAAAGAGGAGAGCGAGACGCAGCAGCATGAAAGGCACAGAGAACACAAGTCGGGAAAAGGAGAAAGTGGCCAGGCCCTATTCTAAACAGGATACTGAAACTTTAAGCCCTGAGATACCCGGGAAAGGGCTGCACACTCGAAACTGCACCAGGACTTGCGGTAAACCAGAGGTGCACACAGCAGTCCGCAGGACAGGCGTTCGGGATGCGAGCCCCGTGACTGAGATGCAGAAACTGTCAGATCGAAACTCTGACAGCAAGATCTCAGTTAGTCTTGTTGGTAAAAAGACTGATGATAGGATCAGTAAAACCAAGCTGGTCTCCTCGGTTGGCTCTAAAGAGGACTCATGGACTTTATTCAAGCCTCCTCCCGTGTTTCCAGTGGACAACAGCAGCGCTAAGATAGTTCCTAAAATCAGTTACGCAAGCAAAGTTAAGGAGAACCTCAACAAAGTGACGCAGGCTAGTGTGGAGACGACACAAACGCCTGGAAAGCCTTCACACGTTCCCATGTCTGCTGTAAAAACCGTCACATCTGCTAGCTTTACCAACCTCTCCGCGTCTCTAGATACTAACGGCTGTTACTCCGTGGAAACATCATTCGAATCTGCCGCCGGTCTTAGCATCGTACCTTCTGCCTCCGATAACCCGGCCGAAAAGGACGTGGAGTCTGCTCCGGATAACAGTTGCAGCTCACCGTCTTGTTTGTCTGCTCCAGAGCCACGGAAACTTTTTGTTTACCCGCACAAACCTTTAAATATGCAACCCCCTGCTGCTCAGACAAATCAGAAAGCTCTCGGAGACATCTTCCAGAACCAGTGGGGCCTGTCGTTCATCAACGAACCCAACGCAGGCCCCGAGGGGGCGCCCGTGACTCGCCTGGCCGTGCCGTTTGAGATCTCGGACATCACGTTTCAGCTCGGAAATGTTCCGTTTCTCATCCAGCCATCCCTTAAGGCTGTTTCCCTCCCGGCGCCACAGGAAGTGCAGAGAAGGAGTAATGGTATGGATGCGGCTGCCGTTCAAGACTGTTCACAAGCCCAGCCTGTCCATCAGGAAACGCGTAAAGCGGAGCGCAGTTCAGACGCTTGTGAGGATTCGGACGCAGAGTCTACAAGGAACTCTCTACTTAACAGCGTATTAGGTTTGTCCAAGACACATACTGAAAAAGAGAAGGTTGGAGCTTACATGTGGGGATGGGCTGATCTACAAGCTGCTGTCCTTTACCACACTAAAG